In Leptidea sinapis chromosome 2, ilLepSina1.1, whole genome shotgun sequence, the sequence TTGcattttcttaacacacaggttggcattttagattattattgtctcaccacgaaaacgttccgctcagctcgctgctattagccgactaaatgaaacTACAgcaattgtctgaatttgtctgcaacattttacgcgcgctagtgcgatatcttcctctttattgtatataatatcattgctgATCCCTCAAAATCACATAAATAATGCACCATTCACAGTCGTTGCTAGCAATTGAAAACGATTGGCGAAAATTATGGAACTCGCTGAGCAAAAGAACAAGGGTACAAAGATGtaagttatactttttaatggCATGGTTTTGCAACGATAcgtcatgttttaaaaatattcgtcACCAAAAATTTAGGTCTCTGGcgcataaatacatatttataacgAATGAAATGATGTCATTTAATTTAGTTGCCCGCTAATGAAGTCTTCCTTGTACAATTTTACTCCTCCTGAAATCCCTCGCCCCACTTCCATAAAATTCCTTCTAtcctagttttcactccttttgtaaaaatattaaacaaattaatataacacgataattgttaattgtccattataatctaatagcatgtttaattgtttaagatttaataaaagatAACAAAACTGTTCAATCTTGCCACTGATCAATACCTAAGCTTGTTGGTCTCTGCCTTGTGGTGCCctttccacagaagccactataagaataatagaatagaatctTATGATAAATAAGTATTGAAATgattaaacattactgtgtttcggtctgaagggcgccgtagctagtgaaattactgggcaaatgagacttagacAGAGAACTACTGTGACAGATTTAAAACTGAAATGACATTATATTAggtcattatattattactttttcaatatattattattatatattatttaaaaattctaatttcaAAGATTCGCTGCCTTCTTGTTGTGGCTGCAAAACATATCAACAAGGCTGTATGGTCTATAAAAAATGCCTGGCCCGGAACTTAACACCGAACTCTGGACAATATAAAGGCCGGAACCAAGCTGGAACGCATAACCGCGGCGCTGCGCAGCGCTGCAATGCACACTAagcgtcaaaatattattttaatcattttgtttCGAGCATGTCGCAGCAGAGCGGTGCAGCACTGCGCGTCGCGTCATAGTTTCCTccgagagaatattttgacgcGCAGCACCGCAACGCGCGGTTCAGTGACGCTCAGTGCGACACAGCAAGCAGTCCGTCGCTTCAGTATgcataatgttatttattaagtttataaaattttgtcttcGAAATTCTGAAATAAGTGTGAAATCGTGAAGAGTCATTAAGAAGGCGAGAAAATAAATAGTGATATTCGCCTTCTTGATAGCGTAACATTGGAACTCAACAATCCAATTCTTATTATTGTTTTCTCTTCCATAAttcttttttcttaaattagttcaataaacaaataatgacCAAATCCTCGTCACTATCGCTCATCCTGTAATGTTGCTCGCACGCAAACTCCTTTAGAAATGACGCGATCTGCCGTTGTAATGCGGTAGGTACCGTTTAGCGACTCGCAGCACAGCGCTGATATAGTGCGGTTCCtgcctttaataaaaaattgtaaaatgtaaacaACTAAACCGGAACAgtgaattattattgtatggccttgacccctttgcctgtcctaataatgggctCGGaacaaaaccaaaaaaaaaggaacAGTGAAACTCTCCAGTCTCGTTATTAGGCCGCGTTTTCATCTGCATGATAAGTTCCGCGAGAAAACTCCGACAGTCTGTCTGACAGCAGCTTGCAAGTGTAAACCCCATTGCAAGTGCTGTCGCGACAGTTTGTCAAGCGCTTTTTGCGAGTAGTTGCGAAAAAATGTCTCAACATGTCTGCATAGACTCGCGACAGATCTCACTGCGTATCGGTCTAGTTTCGTATATCTCGCAGCAAGTATCACCCGCACGGCTTGTGTTTTtgcttaaaatgaaaataataagtcATCGGCAAAGTCGTAAATGGTCTCGTGAAGAAACTATAAAGTTAATAGGATTTTATGAGTGCAATCCTTCTTTGTGGGACTAACGGTATGCGGATTATAAAAACCAAATTAGAAATAGCTCTGTGCTTAATTCCATCGTAAAAGAATTCTTTACTACTGAGAATGAAGTCCGAAAAATCACAGCATCAAAATGAGTCTTTCTTTCGGTGATATCGAATCTCAGAAATGTgtgacttgttttttttataatgtcacCTAGTTTTACTAAAATAACACTTCTTAATGAACTGCGGTCATtcgaataatattgaaatattgttgACTATCTACCAGTTGTATTTCACGTAGTAAATTATGGTAAACATCAGCTTCACATCTCGGAAACGCGGCCTTAGAGTAGTTGAAACTTGAACGTAgtgcttaaattctctttgggtGTAGTGTAAAGTGTTCTGTGGTAAAAATTGAAAGCTGTGAAAATGGCTTAAAGGTCTCGTTAAGtcgttaccaggccataaaatccaaaaaaaaaaaaataaagctgtGAAACGAGAACTTAGAAGTCATTACAAAAATTTACGTGcggaaataatatattatcagcATTATGGTTCTGAAAAACCATTGGAAATTTGTAAAAGACATTGATCTAAGCGGGCATACATTAATTATTCCAAGCGTTGCGACTGGAAATGTCGGACAACTTACTTGTGATTTAGTTATTTCTTCCCTTGGTATGAATTTGTTAGCATCTGTTTACACTCCTGCACAAATACCTGTATTCGGAAGTGATCCATACGATCTCACTTCGACTTCTTTTTCATCATCATGTCAGTTATATGTGTCTTCATCTCACAAGCTGATTGTTCTTCAAATTAGGGCgccattaatttataaatacgcTCAAGAGTTTTTAGAACACCTTGTGAATGAATTTAAGGAAAGAAAgataagagatataataatattgacaagtAGTTATGCACatgaaaaaaaacacataatGAGTTCTCCTTTCAGATATCTTTCAAGTGAAGTTACACCGTATAGAGAAAAAATTGACTATTTTAAGTTAATGTTGCATGAATCGCACAATGACAGCTTAAAGATTTTTGGAGGTGGCTATGCTTCaatgttgtataaaattattaaagaaaaaggTTTACCATGTCTTGTGTTGTATAAATACTGCTCGgaaggagacaatattcccgACTCTTATGACATGATTGGCtgtttaaacaatatatatCCTTTGTTTGATGAACAAGATGATATCTATGGCAAATTAGTGCAGCCAGCTTCCTGGACACTTCTTTTTGGTCGTCCACCTCCCCAGGAcatctattaatattttatagttattatgATGGTGAAGATAgattttcataatattgtttgttaaagaaaattttcaaaattgaacATTGTTTAATAAATTGAATGTTAGTGTTACTTTTATACTTgaacattattaataaaaactggAAAATAAATATCCTTTCATTTATTACctaaaaaataagataaaaacaattatttcaagttaaacttttattacatagcttcaatttttttttgcccaTCTATATAAAGTAGTAGGGAACTTAATTTGCTCATGGAGTAGCACATTACTAGATGTACTGTAGTAGGGGTGAAGTTGTATCATTAATTACACCAACTATACATTATAAGGAtactttgaaaatatattttgtgtttccTTGTAAGATAATTATATGGATtgttataagataatattattttattatatattatattattattatatattatatatcgagccctcaccacatggcaataaaaatttataatcacatcccaaatggaaataaaaaataaagagaagccttctctatttaaaagacatcttaaaaattttttagtttcacAATGCTTCTATGTTTTAcccgatttttttaattacactaagtgtgagaattagttacaatatagtataagaatgtataaaatgtataagacttatttattttatgtattgcgTTGCTGTACCCTTGCAGGgtgtcacatattgtctacccattaatgtaccaaccatcctactttaaaatgtgacttgcaataaaatattttgatttgatttttagtATACCAGTGGCACTCCCACTAACAATCAACTTCCTCGCTGTTAATAAACACATCAATGCAATGCAATTCTGTGCaatctgtattttttattaggattcagatttttatttcatacaaaaaggAAGATGTTTAATTCGCAGTTAAATACTAAAGTTATAAATAGTCTATCCCatcttttttattgtaataaacttttatttttattttttatttaaacgagGCAACTCCAATAGATCAACAAAGCTTCTTAACACATTGCTTATTGTTATGTTTATCACTATCACTACATGTTATAAAACTAAGTCCtctgccgcgtctgtctgtcttttCACGACAAACTCacaaactactgcaccgattttcatgctgttttcaccaatggatagcttggttctcgaggaaggtaataaaatcaaagttttgtttgcatatttgtataattaaagatatttgttggaggtgcaaaaaaaaataaggcgTCTGGGGGAGGTTTCAACCAAAACGCTGTCGAGATTTGCctgccctttgagatataacaaaataacgtAAGGTGGAATGGTGTATCTTAACATACTTTatcccacggactagtaaaaaaagaaggacaccgcgccgtgatattagcaagtgaagcacctttatgctagtgtgtgtgcggttacggggtataccagatacacaattttttctcccataaataatcatatatccacaaacacttttatattattgtttttacactttttcacaacgcacgacggcatttttataatattttattgcgacgcaaactgaacTGTCACGACTTGTTTGCAGACGacggcaaatctcataatggcggccgatcggcttgtattagtgtaagtgtatgcgtggggctatgtatttatacgtataccggcttgttttggtgcctcactgttatgtgaggtgacacggagtccttattattttactcgtctgtggctttatccattttaatactcaaaaaattggcaattagaaagcggtaatataaaagctgtttgAACAAATATGATACTAAtccttataattttaataatctctttcagaaatacgttattgatttatttttaactttgatTTGGTACAtactttagactacattattcccgaagaCTAACatcatttttcttttctatttacagaacagcgtctgtctgGTTAGCTAgttacttataaaattaaacCACAACGAACATAttagctataaataaaatttgaaaaacaaatttgtatgaacgatgcgggactcgaaccctcgaaCGCCGAAGGTCgtcgttccgtgccggtgctcttaccaacttagccaatcgttcgagtaacgcatcgttcataaaactttgttattcaaattttaatcatagagagggttatcactttaaaaacataacatattatattagcaATAAGTTACGCCAGTTCCtaggtaatataaaaatatttaaaaaaataattcccaGTAGCAAGTAACAAGCTATGGCCGTACATATTCTTCATATCTGAAGCAAATaaacaacaattaataaataaaataaaaaaatacattatctgCAAATATGGTTagaaaattgaaacaaaacaaaaatgtaatatttaaacattgcaacATCTTGCCCATTTATTATAAAGTTAGGCAAATGCTAttgtttaaatacttttttaatgacaaaataagattgtataagATAGAACATCCTATACAAACAAGAGCCATAAGCCAGAAGCTAAGGCGTAGTATtaactaactagctgacccagtcaacgttgttttgccatataaattatttttagaattagaccgtttcttggacattgaaacattcctttaaaaaaaaagtttttttttaagtaaacgtAGCCTATGCTTATTTAATCAGCcatctgccaataaaagtcccgtcaaaatcggtccagccatttcagggattaaccggaacaaacagacactcaaaactgtaaaaaaagttattttggtgtatataccggttatttcaatattacaaacagacactccaattttatttatgtgtagtatagattaataatattaattgtagcCTTTGTGgtttttagatgctaagttgACCTAGCTTGTATATCAGAATCgcattacgaaatttaaacgaaatttTACATAAGACTGACTTGTTTGTTTGCTCACTGAACGAGTTTAAGATTAGAGTGTATGTTCTAGTAATAGTAATTATCTAGTATAAGTAGGTATAGATTGTTCAAAGTAGCTCTAAgatgtatgtttatattaatttaaataattaaatttaagtcaagCCTCTATCGCTATAGGTCACTCGGTAAGGATAGGGGCTctattggttaaataaataaataaattaagtattgtGCTATATTGGTTGATTATAGTTCTACAATACTTGACATGGACATGCTAAAATATCGTTAAATTTGTCATCACTATATATTTTCAGCCCCTCGTATTCCCCTTTAAAATGACCTCGGAGCTCATAACAGACAGGTACGGATTCATCTAATATCATATTAAGCTCAAATTCATGGTCTAGGCAAAAACTAAGACGAAGACGAAGACGTGTACGTTTTAGATATTTTGACGCGCTACCCACCATTCCACGGGCAGCAGCGGTCGTGCTCATTGACGTTCTATAAAAAGCTAGACTACAAATCACGAATTAAAAGTCACAAGCATTAACttgtacagataacattaaaaaattaattcaaattaacaccttatgtcgTAGTTGTAATGGTCAAAGTCCGTCCAGGGGTGCATGGCACCAAAGGATTACTATAACGTGGTTTCACCAATCGAGCGGTGGCTGAGAACCTCTCTGACAGCTTCTAGTAGGGCGGTTGGAAGCGGAAGAGGGGATGTGGAGGCTTATGTCTAGAaaaacaataagaaataaaataaaatcgttgTGGCCCAAGCAAGTAGCGGCGAACCCAACAATACCCAAAGACTCTCCCAAAGTCTTGGGAGAAGTGCCTGGGTATAGAGCTCTGTCTTTCCCCCCACACACAAGGGTTGAGAAGATAACTCGACGACGACACAGTTAATTTTACttggacagcgaccagtctcttCGGCATACGGCGTCGCACTAAATAGTTTTGTCTTTCAAGGATGTAAATCGAGTGTATAGGTGTATGCGTCcattcgggcgctctagtatgaagtaaAATTACTGTTCTACTGCATTGTCCTGCCCCTTGCTTTGTAAGGTGAGAAAATATTGCAGCCCTGTAGCATTCTAGTCGATTGAGCAAGCAGTTCACTGAATACGTGTCATGTCCCATCGTAGCCTTTATAAACGGGCAATGCCATTGAAAACTGCGCATTACAGTCAGGTGCAACCATGCATGCAAAATATTACAGCAGCTAAGGATCAAATAGCAAGAATTTTCATGCTTATAAAGGTTATAATTCCTATAAACGTTGAATGAATTCCTTCTCTTTTCGTTTTGTATTTAAAAGATGTTATCGAACTGAACTGATTTAAGCTGAGTACGTGTCCATTAAGTGTTCAATCGCCCTGGTTCATTATGATTGCGAAAAAGGTTTCTTCGCATTCTATATAAAatctgaaaactttttttttgtattttattacagtATATTATATGTGCCATTTTGTTGGAGTTATTTTTGCCATCTTGTAGGTAGTGATATGATCCGATTGCTGTAGAAATTTTGGAACTTCTGGTCTAATTAATGCGTCAAGTTATAGTTTTGGCAGTCGTCTGTTGATGTTAACGTGACacgttcaccagtgggaggctcctttgcacaagatgccggttagattatgggtaccataacggcgcctatttctgccgtgaagtagtaatgtgtaagcattaccgtgtttcggtctgaagggcgccgtagccagtgaaattactggacaaatgagacttaacatcttatgtctcaaggtgacgagcgcaattgtagtgccgttcagaatttttgagtttttcaagaatcctgagcggcactgcattgtaatgggcagggcgtatcaattaccatcagctgaacgtcctgctcgtctcgggccttattatcataaaaaaaaacaccgccTATAGAACTCTGAAGAGACCAAAATTGGTGGGAAGTTTTCACCTTACGGTTGGTAGTAACTATATGTGTGATGCCTAGCGTGAGATCCGATTGTAGTAGTAATTTGATTAACGAAAAGACCAGTGGGAAAGGACATACATTTACCAATGGGaagcccctttgcacaggataccggctaaatcatgggtaccacaacggcctatttctgccgtgaagcagtaatctgtaagcattattgtgtttcgggctgaagggcgctgtagctactgaaattactgggcaaatgagacttaacatcttatgtctcaaggtgacaagcgcagttctagtgtcgttcagaatttttgggtttttcaagaatcctgagcgacattgcattgtaatggtgaACGTTCAgcttgtctcgtccctaattgtcataaaaaaagaaaaaaaatacgcCATATCAAACAGTGTGgagttttgttgtttttttaatattcagtaCGTGCTAACGCATCAAACAttgaatagtattttttttatctcgtTTTTTCCTATTTATAATCCATACATAACTGATATAAGTATAACGTAGACACAGAATCACGTTTTCAATCAGCACTGTTTGTATTTCCTGCCACACACACGCTGTGCATACAATAGAAATCAATTTGTGAGCAAAGGTCCACTCCCGTCCAATTAATATTCACCAGCCGCGTTAGGGTTCGCGTTATAATTTTCAGCTATTTGAGAATATTCTAATAATTGTCTGTGAACATAAACAAGTTTCTAAAACACTGAGAATCAGAATCTGTAATAAACATTcggccatttaaaaaaaattaaaaacaaaatagaagcatgataaaatactgttctaaattcaaaatttaaaaatgttaggGCTTTTTTATCACAACTTTGAACGCATTCCCGccaatagtttatttttgtttatattttcagTTATTTAGGAGATCCTGAACAACTTCTAGACATTTTATAATCTGTTATTACAAGATTGTCGTAACAATTTTTCCAAACAACTAACCAAAGAAGCAGGAAGTGTTCTGtctattaattatgtttttgtgCATCGGTATTCTTTTAAGGACCCCAGCGCGCGGTACCTTTTTTCATCGTAAACTTTCCTGTAAAATACGTAATCTTCGTTTCTTCGGCTATAAAACTTCACGACAATTCATTGCCAATTCATCTTTGATGGATGTTTTTCCACGTTTAAATTCGCCGCAATaaagtacaaaatatgtaatagaGTGGAGTCACAGAACAGAAgaaactagtggaagtggcatgttACCCCTGTCGTCACTATTATGTTCAAATGTATttactcgaggctcaagtgagaccagttATTTAATGTTAAGTGAAGTATAATTATCTTaaagaaaaatacaaatatgccttatGTACCATTTTggactgtagaaatcatagccgcaataaaatatgtccaacggATATATTATGATCGctaatcataattttccgatttaaatacaattacttactttattttatgtgttgcgcataatatacaattaaaaatcaaCCATAATGTTACGACGTATGGttcatttacctttacgtttaatcgatCTAACTAATGTtagaataatttttgtaaacgtGTGTGGAGTAAACGCACCAAATATACCGTATACTTTTTCGAACTAAAACTGTTCAAACATAATTGCTTAGTTACCGcgatcatttaaatttaatcccTTTATTGGCATCACGCTCTGACATTAT encodes:
- the LOC126976527 gene encoding proteasome assembly chaperone 2, whose translation is MVLKNHWKFVKDIDLSGHTLIIPSVATGNVGQLTCDLVISSLGMNLLASVYTPAQIPVFGSDPYDLTSTSFSSSCQLYVSSSHKLIVLQIRAPLIYKYAQEFLEHLVNEFKERKIRDIIILTSSYAHEKKHIMSSPFRYLSSEVTPYREKIDYFKLMLHESHNDSLKIFGGGYASMLYKIIKEKGLPCLVLYKYCSEGDNIPDSYDMIGCLNNIYPLFDEQDDIYGKLVQPASWTLLFGRPPPQDIY